In [Phormidium] sp. ETS-05, the genomic window TTGCAGATTAATTGCTTCGGCGATTTCTCTTTCGCTTTTCACCCCAGTGATGCTCTTCCTCATCACCTCATCACTGGGTAATAGCTGCACTTCTTGCAACAGAGAAATTGCCAGCCTTTTTGCCTGACGCAAAGAAACATTTTGATGCTGTAAAATTGCCTCGGTAAGCTGAAAACCGATATTATACACCGGGTTAAGAGCGCTCATCGGTTCCTGAAAAATCATGCCAATTTGACCGCCGCGATATTTTGGCATCACCTCTGGCGGTATCTCATACAAATTCACCAGTTCCTCTGAGTCTCCACCCTGAAACCAAATTTCTCCTCCGGTAACTCTTCCCGGAGGAGGCACTAAACCCATAATCCCCAAAGAGGTGACGGACTTGCCGGACCCCGACTCCCCCACAATACCCAGGGTTTGGCCGCGTTTCAGCTCAAAGGAGATACCATCTACAGCGGTAATAGTCTTTTCCTCAGTTTGGAATTGGATTTCCAGGTCGCGAACCTTCAGAACCGTATCACTCATATTTGTCATTTGTCCTTTATCATTTGTCATTTGTCCTTTGTCATTTGTCCCTGGTCATTTGGTAGGGGCGATTCGCGAATCGCCCCTACAAGGGACTCAGGACAAATGACCAATCTGGGCACAATTTCCCCACCAGCCACGTCATGGAGCTGCGGGATGAACCCTGAGTGGGCAATCTTCTAGTTCTATATATTATAATGATGATGGAGCTGCTACCTCTATAGAAACCGGGTTTCTCATTGATGTCGGCGATCGCCGAAACGAGGTGCCTCGTATTGAGACGATAAACCTTGGCATCAACCCGGTTTCTGATCCGCACAAATGACAAATGACCAGTGACAAAGGACAAAGCACAAAAGAGGGTTAAAATTTATGGGTTTATTTGATTGGCTGATTCCCGATAAAGGTTTTTTTGATTTCATTCCCGGCATTGGCGATGATAACGAGGATGATGGTGGCCAAAGTAATGTGGTTAAGCTGGGTTTGAATGTGGCCAAGTTTATCACTCTCGGTCCCACGGGGTTTTTATTAAGCACCGTGGTGGATGAGGTGGTGGACCAGGTGGCGGATAATGTGGATTTGGGGAAAATCGGCGGCGATTTTCTCAATGTGGTGGGTGATATTATTGATGATACTGCCCCGAGTCTGAGCGCGGGTAAGTTGCTAAACTCGGTAAGTAGTGGCGTCAGCAGCTTTTTCAGTGCGGCTAATATCGCGAACCGCTTTTCTGTGAGTAATATCATTAATACAGTAGCTTCCAGTGTGATTGGGGATGGAGGTCTATTGGGCAGTTTTACTGATATCATTGGTAATGCTGCTATTGGGGCTTTGGCTGGCAGTTTTGTCGATGCGGATGATGCGGATAATTTGATTGAAGTTACCGCCGCTAACGCCGATTTGAAAGGTGGTTTGCGCGCTTTTGCGGGGAACGATCGCATCCTTGGCACCGATGACAAAGACGTAGCCAACGGGAATATGGGAAATGATACCCTAATCGGTGTCGGTGGCGATGATTTCCTGCGCGGCGGTCAAGGTGATGATATCCTCTATGGCGATGACGGTAATGATATCCTCAATGGCAATAGAGGTAATGACGATGTGCGCGGTGGTAACGGTAATGATGTGCTGCGCGGTGGTGAAGGTAACGA contains:
- a CDS encoding calcium-binding protein; amino-acid sequence: MGLFDWLIPDKGFFDFIPGIGDDNEDDGGQSNVVKLGLNVAKFITLGPTGFLLSTVVDEVVDQVADNVDLGKIGGDFLNVVGDIIDDTAPSLSAGKLLNSVSSGVSSFFSAANIANRFSVSNIINTVASSVIGDGGLLGSFTDIIGNAAIGALAGSFVDADDADNLIEVTAANADLKGGLRAFAGNDRILGTDDKDVANGNMGNDTLIGVGGDDFLRGGQGDDILYGDDGNDILNGNRGNDDVRGGNGNDVLRGGEGNDTLTGGDGNDILMGDKGSDFLTGDAGADQFILRGDVTVENAALAPRILDFNAGQGDRIGLAAVADITTIGFYAMDVNSDGVMDTAIADESNNQVLGVVLDAGANSNWQNSVFIVNESDPTFSTIG